The DNA segment AAATCTACTCAGATGGGCAGCCTGCTTAGCAAATAGAGTTTTCTCAGAGTCTTTAGTTTGCAAAACCGCTTGTCTGAGTATGCATGCAACTCCCACGTGACACAaagttgtattaatttatttaattttattaagtagTGAACACACTAACTTATCCAAATTGATATGAACTTGGAATGTGACATGGACTCTCCATGGAGGGTCTTATGAATGTGTAGCTGTGCGCTCTGCCTGCCCCGTGGGTGGCCCGGGCTGGTGGTTGTTGAAATACCTGGAGTGAGGAGGACACTCTGAGGAGGTCTGATGTGGGCAAGGCCAGACTTCTTGGGATTATCTGCCCGGCGGTGCTTTGAGAAAAAAATCTAAGCACCACCAGCAGATATCCCCACCTTGAAATCTTCCCCAGGGAAGGTCTCCACATACCCTTCTCCCTCCACAAGAAGAGAAGAGGCAGTTCTACACTTAGAATGGAAGAATAGGGGGAACAGAACCCCACGAAGTAACTGTTGCGATTGGTAACGACAAATGGTTTCCCCAAAATAGTGATTCATACACATAGCTCTGATAAAGACGTCGAGATACCTGCACAAACCATCGGCACATTACCTCAACACCCACACTGTGTCTCTACTGTTGTGCTCATCAGCACttaggattgtgtgtgtgtgtgtgtgtgtgtgtgtgtgtctgcatgcacacacactttaGGACCACTTTGTTTATCTGAGATGATGGATACCAAGGATCGGTGTATACAAATAGTCTAAATGGCTACAACAGCTGTCCTGGGAGGTGCTTAGGCAATCCTTTCTCTTTACTGATCCCTCATTCAAGTGGAGACTTTGTTTAACTCTAACGCAGCTGTGAACACGCAGACAAAGCTAGAAAGCGATGCAAATATAGTAACCTCTGGGCCCCATGCTGTGTTCGTGTGCTTCAAAATGCACATGTCTTTCGTGGAGTATGAACAGTAACGTTTCTTGGATTATATATACCAAGTGAAAAGCTTAATCCTTGAATTTTGTTAGGCAGAGTCTCTTTAATGTCTAGAGTCCACTAGCGTTTTAGATGGTAGAAGCCTCCTTCTGGTTCCTGCTTCTGAAGTAACTTGCTCATCTGTGCAaatcttcttctttctcttggctCTGCTGCACACTCAGGCATTAGAGAGGCAGAAAGAGTTCTTTGATTCCGTAAGGAGTGAACGGGATGATCTTAGAGAAGAAGTAGTCACGCTGAAAGAGGAATTAAAGGTATGAAGCCAAAGTACagttttatcaaaaaaaaaaaaaaatccaggtgacAACAGCAAATTTTGGGATTCTGTGAATATGTGTGtacatagttaattttatgtcatttaGTTCTGTTAATAATTCATCTCTTGGGTTAACTGACAGCGATGAGatgtaaaataaatgtagatTCAGTGGGTGGTGCCCAAGGCCTTTTGATGTTAATAAACATAGCCGATCTTGAATACAAGAATTTTTTGATATATTATCTAAATTTTTCTCATACTCACTAGTAAATTCTCCAGGATATTACTCAGACTTAGAGAATTAATTTGCCTCTTTATATTAAAACCCCcaatttaaggacttctctagaTGAACAGTGACTTGGGTAAGTGGTTTGGGCAAGGATCCTGCTAATTAGACTTTGAGACCTACTAGATTACAGGTGGGAGAAGGTTCCCTGTCCTTCGTGGGCCACGCCAAGGCGTCTTCAGCTGCTGCTTGACACAGGTGAAGCGCCAATGGCAGCACTCTTGGTGGGCGGGTTCCTGAACCGTCACCATCTGCTGCTTGGCCTCCAGGGTCAAAGCCAGAGCAGTGAGCCAGCCAGCTACAGGCTTAGAGCTAAGATTCATAATTCTGCTCCTCGAAGAGGTGATCAGTTCAGGGGAGTTCCTCACACACAAGGGAGAGAGCCGCAGGCGGCAGGAGGGCGTGGGTGAGTGATGTCTGCAGTTGGGAAGTGCCACTGTTTTCAGTGAACTCTGTTTCTTTTGAATATACTGAATGTTCTAGCCACCTCTGAATTCCTTCTTTAACATAAGTTTCATATGTCTCTTTCAGaacatgtatatatttctttctttatctggTTCCTCTTTTTAAAGAATGCAACCAGGGTTTTAAAATGAAAGGTCGCTTGACAGTGACTTGCTTACTGCTCCACTTGGAGGCAGCCCACAGGCCTACCTGTAGTTAAAAAGGGTGCCTGGTGGAAGTAGTAGCTTGTCACCAGCAAATGAAAGCATGGATTGGAACATCTGAGAAAGAAGTAGCCTTTGGAGGACGATATCCCACATTTGTGTGTGTTGACCGAATATTCACGAGTGCTGCACCCCAGcatttctctgtctctgtggaGTTACCCTGTACTTCAGGaagaaatggttttcttttttattagttgtATTAAAACAGAGTTTAACCTAATATCACTGAGTAAATATTACGATGAGCCTATTTTTGTTCCCAGAAACATGGAATAATCCTAAATTCAGAAATAGCTACCAATGGAGAGACTTCTGACACTCTCAATAATGTTGGATACCAAGGTCCTACCAAGATGACGAAAGAAGAGTTAAGTGCCCTCAAGTCGACAGGGGATGGGACCCTAGGTAAGTATTTGCTTTCCTTCAGCTCCTCACACCTTTCCACTCAGCATTGGTTCACCCTCCATGTACTGCTGGGGTTGGAGCACCGTCACCGATGGGTTAACAGTCACCAGCATGCCATTTGTTTCATCACTTCATGGTAATTTCCTTGCCACCCGGTGTGGTCACCCACGTGTTGTCTGGCGTGCTTCTCTGTGTAGTGCACCATCAATGGCTCAAGTGTACCTTTTCTTTTGCTGCTCAAAGCTACCAAGCAAGACTGTGAAGGCAAAAGGAAAATAGTCTCAAAATTAAGTAACAATGTGCAGAGTACTATTTGGTTTTCCtcagacacatatatatatgtacgtataaaGTGTGGCTTTTTAAGCCAATTCTATGACAGAATTATCAAAAGAACAGAATAGTTGAGGCTGTCAAGTCAGTTGGCCATATTTGCAAGCCAACATCGACATCCTAGGCAGCGTTCAGCGTTTTGAGGATACGGGGTGTCTGTGGACAGCAGGTCTGTCTGTGTTGCCGTTTTCAAGCCACCACTCGAGGTGGGCAGGCGGCCGTGGTAGAGGGTGTGGCAGTGCTGAGAGTCTGAGTATGCCCACCTTTGTCAGAGGGGATCCTCCTTTGTATGCCACGTGTTTGCTTCTGAAAGAATATAAAACTGGGGAATCCAGTAGATCAGAGGAATATTTTATACCATTTTCAATGATCTGATTTGTCATAATTTGTCATAAGAGTTGGCTTTGGGAGAAACCTTCAGATTCTGGCATGCAGCCTGAAGTTGCAGCGTGCAAGTGAGGCCTCATCTGTCACTGGTCACCCTCTGTGTTCCAATGTTTTACAGAGAGGCTGGAATAAAGTCAGGGTCCAtgacttttcattttaatttagaagctttcatcttatttctttttatttatggaAATGGAGACACCGCCAGGCCCCATCTTCTCaggccttgcattccagggaggTACCTCATTCATTATCTTTATGACTATTAAAGAAACACAGCTCTTTTCAATTGTGTTAAAAAAGTtgtggccaagtgcagtggctcacacttctaatcccagcgctgcgggtggccaaggctggaggatcacttaagaccaggaaTTCCAGGCCAGCCTAGCAACCCAGCAAGATTTCATCTCTAGATatgtatataatatctatataccATTGTTGAAAAAAggtaaattaattaatttccaTCATACCTTTATATGAGCTACCCAAATAGCTAGCAATTTGATTATGCTGCTCTTACtcaaatacacattttataaatCTTTGATAGCCATTGTGAAATGTTTTAAGAACCAGAAATGTCGGTTTTGAAAGTGGCCTTCAAATGACTTTTGATCACATATTCCTTCAGTAAAGAATTGTAGGATccaatatatatgtttattttaaatctatGTATGTATACTATTTCACTGATATAAAATGTACATTgtaaaatatatgcaaagaaGTTTTAGAGTAAAACTCTAAATAGAATTCCTAATATTTCCCCCATTTTCCCTGGGATATGGGCACCCCACCATGGAGATCACTGGGCTATAAAATTATCTAGCTTTGACTTTCAGTAACATAGTACTGTATCTAATCTGCTGGGGTTTTGTTTGGATAATCCAAAAATTCCAAAACAGTTTGATGTTCTTTAGACGATGaataatttatcatttaatttaGTGGTCATCTTGATCTTCAACATTTGCCTCCTGCTGGTCCTCTCTGCCTAGTCCCTTAGGGGATGGGAGTAGAGGTATCAGGGCACGGACCACGGACACAGGGTGTTTTCTCAGGAAAACAATGGTTGAGTGGCAGAAGATAGATTTCTTTTCATATGAGCTATTTCAAAagcatcttccttgagattgacCTTGAGGCTGCATTTCTAAAAGTGCActgaatattcttttaaaaaattacttgaaagCTGCTTTTAGGGCTGTGTGACATGCAGTGCAGTTTGACAGCTGCAAAAGTACAAGTTGTCAAGTTGTTCATTGAGAAGTGAGAGTGGGGAATCGAACCTTCAGTCCGTTCCTAAACCCATCACTGTGGATTGTTTGGCTGCCTGATCCAGAGTTCCTTCTATTTGTCGAAACTTAACTTCACCTTTAAAAATCTGTCCACACAAGATGGCACCAGCAGCCACTCTGGCCTTTGATGTGGTGGCAGTGGCCCTCACTGACCCAAAATTTACTAATGCAACTGCTGCTTTGCCGCACAGAACTGGCAAAGGCTTGTTTCTCATGACTCTTTGATGACTGTCTCTTTAGGAATAGGGGTGGGTGGGATTTAGAACATGTGTTTACATTCTAATGTAAATTCTGTGGCCACCACATCATGGGGTCCCTTCAATTTTCTCAATGGTCTTTTAGGAAGAGCCAGTGAAGTGGAGGTGAAAAATGAAATCGTGGCGCatgtggggaaaagagaaatCTTGCACAATACTGAGAAAGAACAACACACAGAGGACACAGTGAAGGACTGTGTGGACATAGAGGTATTCCCTGCTGGTGAGAATACCAAGGACCAGAAATCCTCTGAAGACACTGCCCCATTCCTAGGAGCCTTAGCAGGTGCTACCTATGAGGAACAGGTTCAAAGCCAAATTCTTGAGAGCACTTCTCTCCCTGAAAACACAGTACAGGTTGAGTCAAATGAGGTCAAGGGTGCACCAGATGACAGGACCAGAACTTCCCTTGAGCCGTCCAACTGTTGGAGTGACTTAGATGGTGGGAGCCACACAGAGAATGTGGGAGGGGCAGCAGTGACTCAGGTTGGAGAGcaggcaggcacagtggcctCGTGTTCTTTAGGGCATAGTGATGACACAGTTTATCATGATGACAAATGTATGGTAGAGGTCCCCCAAGAGTTAGAGACAAGCACAGGGCATAGTTTAGagaaagaattcaccaaccaGGAAGCAGCTGAGCCCAAGGAGGTTCCAGCGCAGAGTACAGGAGCAGGTAGGGATCACAACGAGGAAGAGGGTGAAGAAACAGGATTAAGGGATGAGAAACCAATCAAGACAGAAGTTCCTGGTTCTCCAGCAGGAACTGAGGGCAGTGGTCAGGAAGCGACAGGTCCGAGTACAGTAGACACTCAAAATGAACCCTTAGATATGAAAGAGCCCGATGAAGAAAAGAATGACCAACAGGGAGAGGCATTGGACTCATCGCAGAAGAagacaaagaacaagaaaaagaaaaacaagaagaaaaaatccCCAGTACCCGTAGAAACCCTTAAAGATGTTAAAAAAGAGTTAACGTATCAGAACACAGATTTAAgtgaaattaaggaagaagagcAGGTAAAGTGTACTGACAGAAAGTCAGCAGTGGAAGCCCAAAACGAGGTGACTGAAAATCCAAAACAGAAAATTGCAGCAGAAAGCAGTGAAAATGCTGATTGTCCGGAGAACCCTAAAATTAAGTTGGATGGAAAACTTGACCAAGAAGGCGATGAGGTACAAACAGCAGCTGAGGAGGTACTAGCCGATGGAGACACATTAGATTTTGAGGATGACACAGTTCAATCATCAGGCCCGAGGGCTGGTGGTGAAGAATTAGATGAAGGTGTTGCA comes from the Symphalangus syndactylus isolate Jambi chromosome 8, NHGRI_mSymSyn1-v2.1_pri, whole genome shotgun sequence genome and includes:
- the LRRFIP1 gene encoding leucine-rich repeat flightless-interacting protein 1 isoform X25 translates to MTSPAAAQSREIDCLSPEAQKLAEARLAAKRAARAEAREIRMKELERQQKEPSEYSGHLNSSSRASSRASSARASPVVEERPEKDFSEKGSRNMPGLSAATLASLGGTSSRRGSGDTSISIDTEASIREIKDSLAEVEEKYKKAMVSNAQLDNEKTNFMYQVDTLKDMLLELEEQLAESRRQYEEKNKEFEREKHAHSILQFQFAEVKEALKQREEMLEKHGIILNSEIATNGETSDTLNNVGYQGPTKMTKEELSALKSTGDGTLGRASEVEVKNEIVAHVGKREILHNTEKEQHTEDTVKDCVDIEVFPAGENTKDQKSSEDTAPFLGALAGATYEEQVQSQILESTSLPENTVQVESNEVKGAPDDRTRTSLEPSNCWSDLDGGSHTENVGGAAVTQVGEQAGTVASCSLGHSDDTVYHDDKCMVEVPQELETSTGHSLEKEFTNQEAAEPKEVPAQSTGAGRDHNEEEGEETGLRDEKPIKTEVPGSPAGTEGSGQEATGPSTVDTQNEPLDMKEPDEEKNDQQGEALDSSQKKTKNKKKKNKKKKSPVPVETLKDVKKELTYQNTDLSEIKEEEQVKCTDRKSAVEAQNEVTENPKQKIAAESSENADCPENPKIKLDGKLDQEGDEVQTAAEEVLADGDTLDFEDDTVQSSGPRAGGEELDEGVAKDNAKIDGATQSSPAEPESEDADCCTLPEHESPSQDISDACEAESTERCGMSEHPSQTVRKAVDSSSLENDDLSAPGGEPGDFNPESREDPRGGNEKGKSKEDCTMS
- the LRRFIP1 gene encoding leucine-rich repeat flightless-interacting protein 1 isoform X7; translated protein: MDMGTQGSGRKRLPNRERLTAEDDALNQIAREAEARLAAKRAARAEAREIRMKELERQQKEIYQVQKKYYGLDTKWGDIEQWMEDSERYSRRSRRNTSASDEDERMSVGSRGSLRTNGYDGELYGSQSLNRRSGRPSCLYSAARPSGSYRASVLDEGSFSGARRGSTCGSRAPSEYSGHLNSSSRASSRASSARASPVVEERPEKDFSEKGSRNMPGLSAATLASLGGTSSRRGSGDTSISIDTEASIREIKDSLAEVEEKYKKAMVSNAQLDNEKTNFMYQVDTLKDMLLELEEQLAESRRQYEEKNKEFEREKHAHSILQFQFAEVKEALKQREEMLEKHGIILNSEIATNGETSDTLNNVGYQGPTKMTKEELSALKSTGDGTLGRASEVEVKNEIVAHVGKREILHNTEKEQHTEDTVKDCVDIEVFPAGENTKDQKSSEDTAPFLGALAGATYEEQVQSQILESTSLPENTVQVESNEVKGAPDDRTRTSLEPSNCWSDLDGGSHTENVGGAAVTQVGEQAGTVASCSLGHSDDTVYHDDKCMVEVPQELETSTGHSLEKEFTNQEAAEPKEVPAQSTGAGRDHNEEEGEETGLRDEKPIKTEVPGSPAGTEGSGQEATGPSTVDTQNEPLDMKEPDEEKNDQQGEALDSSQKKTKNKKKKNKKKKSPVPVETLKDVKKELTYQNTDLSEIKEEEQVKCTDRKSAVEAQNEVTENPKQKIAAESSENADCPENPKIKLDGKLDQEGDEVQTAAEEVLADGDTLDFEDDTVQSSGPRAGGEELDEGVAKDNAKIDGATQSSPAEPESEDADCCTLPEHESPSQDISDACEAESTERCGMSEHPSQTVRKAVDSSSLENDDLSAPGGEPGDFNPESREDPRGGNEKGKSKEDCTMS
- the LRRFIP1 gene encoding leucine-rich repeat flightless-interacting protein 1 isoform X23 encodes the protein MTSPAAAQSREIDCLSPEAQKLAEARLAAKRAARAEAREIRMKELERQQKEEDSERYSRRSRRNTSASDEDERMSVGSRGSLRVEERPEKDFSEKGSRNMPGLSAATLASLGGTSSRRGSGDTSISIDTEASIREIKDSLAEVEEKYKKAMVSNAQLDNEKTNFMYQVDTLKDMLLELEEQLAESRRQYEEKNKEFEREKHAHSILQFQFAEVKEALKQREEMLEKHGIILNSEIATNGETSDTLNNVGYQGPTKMTKEELSALKSTGDGTLGRASEVEVKNEIVAHVGKREILHNTEKEQHTEDTVKDCVDIEVFPAGENTKDQKSSEDTAPFLGALAGATYEEQVQSQILESTSLPENTVQVESNEVKGAPDDRTRTSLEPSNCWSDLDGGSHTENVGGAAVTQVGEQAGTVASCSLGHSDDTVYHDDKCMVEVPQELETSTGHSLEKEFTNQEAAEPKEVPAQSTGAGRDHNEEEGEETGLRDEKPIKTEVPGSPAGTEGSGQEATGPSTVDTQNEPLDMKEPDEEKNDQQGEALDSSQKKTKNKKKKNKKKKSPVPVETLKDVKKELTYQNTDLSEIKEEEQVKCTDRKSAVEAQNEVTENPKQKIAAESSENADCPENPKIKLDGKLDQEGDEVQTAAEEVLADGDTLDFEDDTVQSSGPRAGGEELDEGVAKDNAKIDGATQSSPAEPESEDADCCTLPEHESPSQDISDACEAESTERCGMSEHPSQTVRKAVDSSSLENDDLSAPGGEPGDFNPESREDPRGGNEKGKSKEDCTMS
- the LRRFIP1 gene encoding leucine-rich repeat flightless-interacting protein 1 isoform X28 → MTSPAAAQSREIDCLSPEAQKLAEARLAAKRAARAEAREIRMKELERQQKEVEERPEKDFSEKGSRNMPGLSAATLASLGGTSSRRGSGDTSISIDTEASIREIKDSLAEVEEKYKKAMVSNAQLDNEKTNFMYQVDTLKDMLLELEEQLAESRRQYEEKNKEFEREKHAHSILQFQFAEVKEALKQREEMLEKHGIILNSEIATNGETSDTLNNVGYQGPTKMTKEELSALKSTGDGTLGRASEVEVKNEIVAHVGKREILHNTEKEQHTEDTVKDCVDIEVFPAGENTKDQKSSEDTAPFLGALAGATYEEQVQSQILESTSLPENTVQVESNEVKGAPDDRTRTSLEPSNCWSDLDGGSHTENVGGAAVTQVGEQAGTVASCSLGHSDDTVYHDDKCMVEVPQELETSTGHSLEKEFTNQEAAEPKEVPAQSTGAGRDHNEEEGEETGLRDEKPIKTEVPGSPAGTEGSGQEATGPSTVDTQNEPLDMKEPDEEKNDQQGEALDSSQKKTKNKKKKNKKKKSPVPVETLKDVKKELTYQNTDLSEIKEEEQVKCTDRKSAVEAQNEVTENPKQKIAAESSENADCPENPKIKLDGKLDQEGDEVQTAAEEVLADGDTLDFEDDTVQSSGPRAGGEELDEGVAKDNAKIDGATQSSPAEPESEDADCCTLPEHESPSQDISDACEAESTERCGMSEHPSQTVRKAVDSSSLENDDLSAPGGEPGDFNPESREDPRGGNEKGKSKEDCTMS
- the LRRFIP1 gene encoding leucine-rich repeat flightless-interacting protein 1 isoform X26 encodes the protein MTSPAAAQSREIDCLSPEAQKLAEARLAAKRAARAEAREIRMKELERQQKEVEERPEKDFSEKGSRNMPGLSAATLASLGGTSSRRGSGDTSISIDTEASIREIKELNELKDQIQDVEGKYMQGLKEMKDSLAEVEEKYKKAMVSNAQLDNEKTNFMYQVDTLKDMLLELEEQLAESRRQYEEKNKEFEREKHAHSILQFQFAEVKEALKQREEMLEKHGIILNSEIATNGETSDTLNNVGYQGPTKMTKEELSALKSTGDGTLGRASEVEVKNEIVAHVGKREILHNTEKEQHTEDTVKDCVDIEVFPAGENTKDQKSSEDTAPFLGALAGATYEEQVQSQILESTSLPENTVQVESNEVKGAPDDRTRTSLEPSNCWSDLDGGSHTENVGGAAVTQVGEQAGTVASCSLGHSDDTVYHDDKCMVEVPQELETSTGHSLEKEFTNQEAAEPKEVPAQSTGAGRDHNEEEGEETGLRDEKPIKTEVPGSPAGTEGSGQEATGPSTVDTQNEPLDMKEPDEEKNDQQGEALDSSQKKTKNKKKKNKKKKSPVPVETLKDVKKELTYQNTDLSEIKEEEQVKCTDRKSAVEAQNEVTENPKQKIAAESSENADCPENPKIKLDGKLDQEGDEVQTAAEEVLADGDTLDFEDDTVQSSGPRAGGEELDEGVAKDNAKIDGATQSSPAEPESEDADCCTLPEHESPSQDISDACEAESTERCGMSEHPSQTVRKAVDSSSLENDDLSAPGGEPGDFNPESREDPRGGNEKGKSKEDCTMS
- the LRRFIP1 gene encoding leucine-rich repeat flightless-interacting protein 1 isoform X21 encodes the protein MTSPAAAQSREIDCLSPEAQKLAEARLAAKRAARAEAREIRMKELERQQKEEDSERYSRRSRRNTSASDEDERMSVGSRGSLRVEERPEKDFSEKGSRNMPGLSAATLASLGGTSSRRGSGDTSISIDTEASIREIKELNELKDQIQDVEGKYMQGLKEMKDSLAEVEEKYKKAMVSNAQLDNEKTNFMYQVDTLKDMLLELEEQLAESRRQYEEKNKEFEREKHAHSILQFQFAEVKEALKQREEMLEKHGIILNSEIATNGETSDTLNNVGYQGPTKMTKEELSALKSTGDGTLGRASEVEVKNEIVAHVGKREILHNTEKEQHTEDTVKDCVDIEVFPAGENTKDQKSSEDTAPFLGALAGATYEEQVQSQILESTSLPENTVQVESNEVKGAPDDRTRTSLEPSNCWSDLDGGSHTENVGGAAVTQVGEQAGTVASCSLGHSDDTVYHDDKCMVEVPQELETSTGHSLEKEFTNQEAAEPKEVPAQSTGAGRDHNEEEGEETGLRDEKPIKTEVPGSPAGTEGSGQEATGPSTVDTQNEPLDMKEPDEEKNDQQGEALDSSQKKTKNKKKKNKKKKSPVPVETLKDVKKELTYQNTDLSEIKEEEQVKCTDRKSAVEAQNEVTENPKQKIAAESSENADCPENPKIKLDGKLDQEGDEVQTAAEEVLADGDTLDFEDDTVQSSGPRAGGEELDEGVAKDNAKIDGATQSSPAEPESEDADCCTLPEHESPSQDISDACEAESTERCGMSEHPSQTVRKAVDSSSLENDDLSAPGGEPGDFNPESREDPRGGNEKGKSKEDCTMS
- the LRRFIP1 gene encoding leucine-rich repeat flightless-interacting protein 1 isoform X22 is translated as MDMGTQGSGRKRLPNRERLTAEDDALNQIAREAEARLAAKRAARAEAREIRMKELERQQKEEDSERYSRRSRRNTSASDEDERMSVGSRGSLRVEERPEKDFSEKGSRNMPGLSAATLASLGGTSSRRGSGDTSISIDTEASIREIKDSLAEVEEKYKKAMVSNAQLDNEKTNFMYQVDTLKDMLLELEEQLAESRRQYEEKNKEFEREKHAHSILQFQFAEVKEALKQREEMLEKHGIILNSEIATNGETSDTLNNVGYQGPTKMTKEELSALKSTGDGTLGRASEVEVKNEIVAHVGKREILHNTEKEQHTEDTVKDCVDIEVFPAGENTKDQKSSEDTAPFLGALAGATYEEQVQSQILESTSLPENTVQVESNEVKGAPDDRTRTSLEPSNCWSDLDGGSHTENVGGAAVTQVGEQAGTVASCSLGHSDDTVYHDDKCMVEVPQELETSTGHSLEKEFTNQEAAEPKEVPAQSTGAGRDHNEEEGEETGLRDEKPIKTEVPGSPAGTEGSGQEATGPSTVDTQNEPLDMKEPDEEKNDQQGEALDSSQKKTKNKKKKNKKKKSPVPVETLKDVKKELTYQNTDLSEIKEEEQVKCTDRKSAVEAQNEVTENPKQKIAAESSENADCPENPKIKLDGKLDQEGDEVQTAAEEVLADGDTLDFEDDTVQSSGPRAGGEELDEGVAKDNAKIDGATQSSPAEPESEDADCCTLPEHESPSQDISDACEAESTERCGMSEHPSQTVRKAVDSSSLENDDLSAPGGEPGDFNPESREDPRGGNEKGKSKEDCTMS
- the LRRFIP1 gene encoding leucine-rich repeat flightless-interacting protein 1 isoform X27 produces the protein MDMGTQGSGRKRLPNRERLTAEDDALNQIAREAEARLAAKRAARAEAREIRMKELERQQKEVEERPEKDFSEKGSRNMPGLSAATLASLGGTSSRRGSGDTSISIDTEASIREIKDSLAEVEEKYKKAMVSNAQLDNEKTNFMYQVDTLKDMLLELEEQLAESRRQYEEKNKEFEREKHAHSILQFQFAEVKEALKQREEMLEKHGIILNSEIATNGETSDTLNNVGYQGPTKMTKEELSALKSTGDGTLGRASEVEVKNEIVAHVGKREILHNTEKEQHTEDTVKDCVDIEVFPAGENTKDQKSSEDTAPFLGALAGATYEEQVQSQILESTSLPENTVQVESNEVKGAPDDRTRTSLEPSNCWSDLDGGSHTENVGGAAVTQVGEQAGTVASCSLGHSDDTVYHDDKCMVEVPQELETSTGHSLEKEFTNQEAAEPKEVPAQSTGAGRDHNEEEGEETGLRDEKPIKTEVPGSPAGTEGSGQEATGPSTVDTQNEPLDMKEPDEEKNDQQGEALDSSQKKTKNKKKKNKKKKSPVPVETLKDVKKELTYQNTDLSEIKEEEQVKCTDRKSAVEAQNEVTENPKQKIAAESSENADCPENPKIKLDGKLDQEGDEVQTAAEEVLADGDTLDFEDDTVQSSGPRAGGEELDEGVAKDNAKIDGATQSSPAEPESEDADCCTLPEHESPSQDISDACEAESTERCGMSEHPSQTVRKAVDSSSLENDDLSAPGGEPGDFNPESREDPRGGNEKGKSKEDCTMS
- the LRRFIP1 gene encoding leucine-rich repeat flightless-interacting protein 1 isoform X18, whose translation is MDMGTQGSGRKRLPNRERLTAEDDALNQIAREAEARLAAKRAARAEAREIRMKELERQQKEIYQVQKKYYGLDTKWGDIEQWMEDSERYSRRSRRNTSASDEDERMSVGSRGSLRVEERPEKDFSEKGSRNMPGLSAATLASLGGTSSRRGSGDTSISIDTEASIREIKDSLAEVEEKYKKAMVSNAQLDNEKTNFMYQVDTLKDMLLELEEQLAESRRQYEEKNKEFEREKHAHSILQFQFAEVKEALKQREEMLEKHGIILNSEIATNGETSDTLNNVGYQGPTKMTKEELSALKSTGDGTLGRASEVEVKNEIVAHVGKREILHNTEKEQHTEDTVKDCVDIEVFPAGENTKDQKSSEDTAPFLGALAGATYEEQVQSQILESTSLPENTVQVESNEVKGAPDDRTRTSLEPSNCWSDLDGGSHTENVGGAAVTQVGEQAGTVASCSLGHSDDTVYHDDKCMVEVPQELETSTGHSLEKEFTNQEAAEPKEVPAQSTGAGRDHNEEEGEETGLRDEKPIKTEVPGSPAGTEGSGQEATGPSTVDTQNEPLDMKEPDEEKNDQQGEALDSSQKKTKNKKKKNKKKKSPVPVETLKDVKKELTYQNTDLSEIKEEEQVKCTDRKSAVEAQNEVTENPKQKIAAESSENADCPENPKIKLDGKLDQEGDEVQTAAEEVLADGDTLDFEDDTVQSSGPRAGGEELDEGVAKDNAKIDGATQSSPAEPESEDADCCTLPEHESPSQDISDACEAESTERCGMSEHPSQTVRKAVDSSSLENDDLSAPGGEPGDFNPESREDPRGGNEKGKSKEDCTMS